Proteins from a genomic interval of Cyclopterus lumpus isolate fCycLum1 chromosome 18, fCycLum1.pri, whole genome shotgun sequence:
- the LOC117747912 gene encoding zinc finger protein 169-like isoform X6, whose product MFYCTRSSGGDHVTKAEILRGVVAEKMTTAAREILAVVERTVAGYEHEAAGFRRELHRLERLLQPERTALIPEDEEGHEVVVLGEEEEEEEEQPAEQSVEDTGSLGLLWFEDEDDGDDEERQRAATTSRRRREDLKDPDYQTSPSCRLIPPRDRSDRRRPGRPRTSDTVLRICVLEDSRTAVLSNAGLFPKIEERRYNRGQNNVFLLLLLVFKKYPVQEVRCPRGLQEEDFLALLRSTFPQLEAQNPFDVFTSDRTKTLQPLKVEALTPEEICRSIRLSGGGNSALYLRLKSREDPQSSTEDLAGLQRPPGAGLQRPPGAGLQRPPGAGLQRPPGAGLQRPPGAGLQRPPGAGLQRPGATTSADETEAVTGRRSFKDKPVGEPPGESSRLSPPSVPFDRRRRGRPRFGEEPTHHVLRVCVLEGLRSNVLPHKVLTKYPVQEVRCPRGLREEDFLLLLRSRVPQLEPQKPFDVFKSDRSRRLQRLQVKTLTPEEIFRTRSPGNKTLIYIRVKQTREEEPEEEEPEEEEELHLSQRSDEGTTMKSDEAKLDSSAVQPEGSGADVPSDQQEVETEALDKDGDWEPESSKRKMKRKGGAKEEQKTACQVCGFGYRVTGSLVKHAWSHVDEARGGVCGVCGERFESADALKGHLKTYKKTHDCSHCRKSFLTAAGLQSHAPLHTGSRPFKCHVCGKAFARASSLSNHRWVHAEEKPFECAACPKAFGLQAQLRAHAKAHAGRDRYRCSVCGKSLYDLRSLTRHKATHSGERRHGCGVCGKRFKLSCTLKSHEKTHAARERTFLCHVCCKTFLSNCSLKAHVRTHSGERPFACAVCGKGFVSNGERTAHARVHTGEAPYGCSQCGRFFKRKTHLSNHVRSHLGIKLYVCTVCGKPCARQEHLTVHMRTHSGERPYECSVCGKAFTQSHCLKTHMRSHDCS is encoded by the exons ATGTTCTACTGCACGAGGAGCAGCGGCGGCGACCACGTGACCAAGGCCGAGATCCTGAGAGGCGTCGTGGCCGAGAAGATGACGACGGCCGCGCGCGAGATCCTCGCGGTGGTCGAGAGGACCGTGGCCGGCTACGAGCACGAGGCGGCGGGCTTCCGGCGCGAGCTCCACCGGCTGGAGCGGCTGCTGCAGCCGGAGAGGACAG CTCTGATTCCGGAAGATGAGGAAGGCCACGAGGTGGTGGTTctgggtgaggaagaggaggaagaggaggagcagccggCAG AACAGTCTGTGGAGGACACTGGGAGTCTGGGCCTGCTGTGGTTCGAGGACGAAGACGATGGTGACGATGAAGAGCGGCAGCGAGCGGCGACGACTTCCAGGCGGAGACGAGAAGACCTGAAGGACCCGGATTATCAGACCTCCCCCAG CTGCAGGTTAATTCCCCCCCGAGACCGGTCTGACAGGAGGAGGCCCGGCAGACCTCGGACCAGCGACACGGTCCTGAGGATCTGCGTCCTGGAGGACTCTCGGACCGCCGTGCTCTCGAACGCGGGTTTGTTTCCAAAGATTGAAGAGCGTCGTTACAACCGCGGtcaaaataatgtgtttcttcttctgcttttagTGTTTAAGAAGTACCCGGTCCAGGAGGTGAGGTGTCCTCGAGGACTCCAGGAGGAGGATTTCCTGGCCCTGTTGCGGTCCACCTTCCCTCAGCTGGAGGCCCAGAACCCCTTTGACGTCTTCACGTCGGACAGGACGAAGACGCTTCAGCCTCTGAAGGTGGAGGCGCTGACGCCTGAGGAGATCTGCAGGAGCATCCGGCTCTCCGGGGGAGGAAACTCTGCCCTCTACCTCCGACTGAAG AGCAGAGAGGATCCTCAGAGCAGCACTGAAGACCTTGCTG GTCTCCAGAGACCCCCCGGTGCTGGTCTCCAAAGACCCCCCGGTGCTGGTCTCCAGAGACCCCCCGGTGCTGGTCTCCAAAGACCCCCCGGTGCTGGTCTCCAAAGACCCCCCGGTGCTGGTCTCCAGAGACCCCCCGGTGCTGGTCTCCAGAGACCCGGTGCTACAACATCAGCTGATGAGACCGAAGCCGTCACCGG TAGGAGGAGCTTCAAAGACAAACCGGTTGGCGAACCCCCCGGCGAGTCTTCCAGGTTATCGCCTCCCTCGGTGCCGTTTgacaggaggaggcggggcagACCCCGCTTTGGGGAGGAGCCGACCCACCACGTCCTCAGAGTCTGCGTCCTGGAGGGGCTGCGGTCCAACGTGCTGCCTCACAAAG TGCTGACCAAGTACCCGGTCCAGGAGGTGaggtgtcctcgtggactccgGGAGGAGGACTTCCTGCTCCTGCTGAGGTCCCGGGTCCCTCAGCTGGAGCCTCAGAAACCGTTTGACGTCTTCAAGTCGGACAGAAGCCGAAGACTCCAGAGGCTCCAGGTGAAGACGTTGACCCCCGAAGAGATCTTCAGGACCAGGTCCCCCGGAAACAAGACCCTGATCTATATCAGAGTCAAG cagaccagagaggaggagcctgaggaggaggagcctgaggaggaggaggagcttcacctTTCACAGAGAAGCGATGAAGGCACCACGATGAAGAGCGATGAAGCCAAGCTCGACTCCAg CGCTGTTCAACCCGAGGGAAGCGGAGCAGACGTCCCGTCAGaccaacaggaagtggaaacggAGGCGCTGGACAAGGACGGCGACTGGGAACCCGAGTCGtcgaagaggaagatgaagaggaagggaggCGCCAAAGAGGAACAGAAGACGGCGTGTCAGGTGTGCGGGTTCGGGTATCGGGTAACCGGCAGTCTCGTCAAACACGCCTGGAGCCACGTGGACGAGGCGCGCGGCGGTGTGTGCGGCGTGTGCGGCGAGCGCTTCGAGTCCGCGGACGCCTTGAAGGGACATCTCAAAACGTACAAGAAGACTCACGACTGCTCGCACTGCAGGAAGTCCTTCCTCACCGCCGCCGGCCTCCAGAGCCACGCCCCCCTCCACACGGGGAGCCGGCCCTTTAAGTGCCACGTCTGCGGCAAGGCCTTCGCCCGCGCGTCCAGCCTGAGCAACCACCGCTGGGTTCACGCTGAGGAGAAACCCTTTGAGTGCGCCGCCTGCCCGAAGGCGTTCGGCCTGCAGGCGCAGCTACGGGCGCACGCCAAGGCGCACGCGGGCCGGGACCGGTACCGCTGCTCCGTGTGCGGCAAGTCGCTGTACGACCTGCGCTCGCTCACCCGGCACAAGGCCACGCACTCCGGGGAGCGCCGCCACGGCTGCGGCGTCTGCGGGAAGCGCTTCAAGCTCTCGTGCACGCTGAAGTCTCACGAGAAGACGCACGCGGCGCGCGAGCGCACATTCCTGTGCCACGTCTGCTGCAAGACCTTCCTGTCCAACTGCAGCCTGAAGGCGCACGTGCGCACGCACAGCGGCGAGCGGCCGTTCGCCTGCGCCGTCTGCGGCAAAGGGTTCGTGTCCAACGGCGAGCGCACGGCGCACGCGCGCGTGCACACGGGCGAGGCGCCGTACGGCTGCTCGCAGTGCGGACGCTTCTTCAAGCGCAAGACTCACCTGAGCAACCACGTGCGCAGCCACCTGGGCATCAAGCTGTACGTGTGCACGGTGTGCGGGAAGCCGTGCGCACGCCAGGAGCACCTGACGGTGCACATGAGGACGCACAGCGGGGAGAGACCCTACGAGTGCTCCGTGTGCGGCAAGGCCTTCACGCAGAGCCACTGCCTGAAGACGCACATGAGGAGCCACGACTGTTCCTGA
- the LOC117747912 gene encoding zinc finger protein 169-like isoform X7, whose product MFYCTRSSGGDHVTKAEILRGVVAEKMTTAAREILAVVERTVAGYEHEAAGFRRELHRLERLLQPERTALIPEDEEGHEVVVLGEEEEEEEEQPAEQSVEDTGSLGLLWFEDEDDGDDEERQRAATTSRRRREDLKDPDYQTSPSCRLIPPRDRSDRRRPGRPRTSDTVLRICVLEDSRTAVLSNAVFKKYPVQEVRCPRGLQEEDFLALLRSTFPQLEAQNPFDVFTSDRTKTLQPLKVEALTPEEICRSIRLSGGGNSALYLRLKSREDPQSSTEDLAGLQRPPGAGLQRPPGAGLQRPPGAGLQRPPGAGLQRPPGAGLQRPPGAGLQRPPGAGLQRPPGAGLQRPGATTSADETEAVTGRRSFKDKPVGEPPGESSRLSPPSVPFDRRRRGRPRFGEEPTHHVLRVCVLEGLRSNVLPHKVLTKYPVQEVRCPRGLREEDFLLLLRSRVPQLEPQKPFDVFKSDRSRRLQRLQVKTLTPEEIFRTRSPGNKTLIYIRVKQTREEEPEEEEPEEEEELHLSQRSDEGTTMKSDEAKLDSSAVQPEGSGADVPSDQQEVETEALDKDGDWEPESSKRKMKRKGGAKEEQKTACQVCGFGYRVTGSLVKHAWSHVDEARGGVCGVCGERFESADALKGHLKTYKKTHDCSHCRKSFLTAAGLQSHAPLHTGSRPFKCHVCGKAFARASSLSNHRWVHAEEKPFECAACPKAFGLQAQLRAHAKAHAGRDRYRCSVCGKSLYDLRSLTRHKATHSGERRHGCGVCGKRFKLSCTLKSHEKTHAARERTFLCHVCCKTFLSNCSLKAHVRTHSGERPFACAVCGKGFVSNGERTAHARVHTGEAPYGCSQCGRFFKRKTHLSNHVRSHLGIKLYVCTVCGKPCARQEHLTVHMRTHSGERPYECSVCGKAFTQSHCLKTHMRSHDCS is encoded by the exons ATGTTCTACTGCACGAGGAGCAGCGGCGGCGACCACGTGACCAAGGCCGAGATCCTGAGAGGCGTCGTGGCCGAGAAGATGACGACGGCCGCGCGCGAGATCCTCGCGGTGGTCGAGAGGACCGTGGCCGGCTACGAGCACGAGGCGGCGGGCTTCCGGCGCGAGCTCCACCGGCTGGAGCGGCTGCTGCAGCCGGAGAGGACAG CTCTGATTCCGGAAGATGAGGAAGGCCACGAGGTGGTGGTTctgggtgaggaagaggaggaagaggaggagcagccggCAG AACAGTCTGTGGAGGACACTGGGAGTCTGGGCCTGCTGTGGTTCGAGGACGAAGACGATGGTGACGATGAAGAGCGGCAGCGAGCGGCGACGACTTCCAGGCGGAGACGAGAAGACCTGAAGGACCCGGATTATCAGACCTCCCCCAG CTGCAGGTTAATTCCCCCCCGAGACCGGTCTGACAGGAGGAGGCCCGGCAGACCTCGGACCAGCGACACGGTCCTGAGGATCTGCGTCCTGGAGGACTCTCGGACCGCCGTGCTCTCGAACGCGG TGTTTAAGAAGTACCCGGTCCAGGAGGTGAGGTGTCCTCGAGGACTCCAGGAGGAGGATTTCCTGGCCCTGTTGCGGTCCACCTTCCCTCAGCTGGAGGCCCAGAACCCCTTTGACGTCTTCACGTCGGACAGGACGAAGACGCTTCAGCCTCTGAAGGTGGAGGCGCTGACGCCTGAGGAGATCTGCAGGAGCATCCGGCTCTCCGGGGGAGGAAACTCTGCCCTCTACCTCCGACTGAAG AGCAGAGAGGATCCTCAGAGCAGCACTGAAGACCTTGCTGGTCTCCAGAGACCCCCCGGTGCTGGTCTCCAAAGACCCCCCGGTGCTGGTCTCCAGAGACCCCCCGGTGCTGGTCTCCAAAGACCCCCCGGTGCTGGTCTCCAGAGACCCCCCGGTGCTGGTCTCCAAAGACCCCCCGGTGCTGGTCTCCAAAGACCCCCCGGTGCTGGTCTCCAGAGACCCCCCGGTGCTGGTCTCCAGAGACCCGGTGCTACAACATCAGCTGATGAGACCGAAGCCGTCACCGG TAGGAGGAGCTTCAAAGACAAACCGGTTGGCGAACCCCCCGGCGAGTCTTCCAGGTTATCGCCTCCCTCGGTGCCGTTTgacaggaggaggcggggcagACCCCGCTTTGGGGAGGAGCCGACCCACCACGTCCTCAGAGTCTGCGTCCTGGAGGGGCTGCGGTCCAACGTGCTGCCTCACAAAG TGCTGACCAAGTACCCGGTCCAGGAGGTGaggtgtcctcgtggactccgGGAGGAGGACTTCCTGCTCCTGCTGAGGTCCCGGGTCCCTCAGCTGGAGCCTCAGAAACCGTTTGACGTCTTCAAGTCGGACAGAAGCCGAAGACTCCAGAGGCTCCAGGTGAAGACGTTGACCCCCGAAGAGATCTTCAGGACCAGGTCCCCCGGAAACAAGACCCTGATCTATATCAGAGTCAAG cagaccagagaggaggagcctgaggaggaggagcctgaggaggaggaggagcttcacctTTCACAGAGAAGCGATGAAGGCACCACGATGAAGAGCGATGAAGCCAAGCTCGACTCCAg CGCTGTTCAACCCGAGGGAAGCGGAGCAGACGTCCCGTCAGaccaacaggaagtggaaacggAGGCGCTGGACAAGGACGGCGACTGGGAACCCGAGTCGtcgaagaggaagatgaagaggaagggaggCGCCAAAGAGGAACAGAAGACGGCGTGTCAGGTGTGCGGGTTCGGGTATCGGGTAACCGGCAGTCTCGTCAAACACGCCTGGAGCCACGTGGACGAGGCGCGCGGCGGTGTGTGCGGCGTGTGCGGCGAGCGCTTCGAGTCCGCGGACGCCTTGAAGGGACATCTCAAAACGTACAAGAAGACTCACGACTGCTCGCACTGCAGGAAGTCCTTCCTCACCGCCGCCGGCCTCCAGAGCCACGCCCCCCTCCACACGGGGAGCCGGCCCTTTAAGTGCCACGTCTGCGGCAAGGCCTTCGCCCGCGCGTCCAGCCTGAGCAACCACCGCTGGGTTCACGCTGAGGAGAAACCCTTTGAGTGCGCCGCCTGCCCGAAGGCGTTCGGCCTGCAGGCGCAGCTACGGGCGCACGCCAAGGCGCACGCGGGCCGGGACCGGTACCGCTGCTCCGTGTGCGGCAAGTCGCTGTACGACCTGCGCTCGCTCACCCGGCACAAGGCCACGCACTCCGGGGAGCGCCGCCACGGCTGCGGCGTCTGCGGGAAGCGCTTCAAGCTCTCGTGCACGCTGAAGTCTCACGAGAAGACGCACGCGGCGCGCGAGCGCACATTCCTGTGCCACGTCTGCTGCAAGACCTTCCTGTCCAACTGCAGCCTGAAGGCGCACGTGCGCACGCACAGCGGCGAGCGGCCGTTCGCCTGCGCCGTCTGCGGCAAAGGGTTCGTGTCCAACGGCGAGCGCACGGCGCACGCGCGCGTGCACACGGGCGAGGCGCCGTACGGCTGCTCGCAGTGCGGACGCTTCTTCAAGCGCAAGACTCACCTGAGCAACCACGTGCGCAGCCACCTGGGCATCAAGCTGTACGTGTGCACGGTGTGCGGGAAGCCGTGCGCACGCCAGGAGCACCTGACGGTGCACATGAGGACGCACAGCGGGGAGAGACCCTACGAGTGCTCCGTGTGCGGCAAGGCCTTCACGCAGAGCCACTGCCTGAAGACGCACATGAGGAGCCACGACTGTTCCTGA
- the LOC117747912 gene encoding zinc finger protein 169-like isoform X3, with protein sequence MFYCTRSSGGDHVTKAEILRGVVAEKMTTAAREILAVVERTVAGYEHEAAGFRRELHRLERLLQPERTALIPEDEEGHEVVVLGEEEEEEEEQPAEQSVEDTGSLGLLWFEDEDDGDDEERQRAATTSRRRREDLKDPDYQTSPSCRLIPPRDRSDRRRPGRPRTSDTVLRICVLEDSRTAVLSNAGLFPKIEERRYNRGQNNVFLLLLLVFKKYPVQEVRCPRGLQEEDFLALLRSTFPQLEAQNPFDVFTSDRTKTLQPLKVEALTPEEICRSIRLSGGGNSALYLRLKSREDPQSSTEDLAGLQRPPGAGLQRPPGAGLQRPPGAGLQRPPGAGLQRPPGAGLQRPPGAGLQRPPGAGLQRPPGAGLQRPGATTSADETEAVTGRSFKDKPVGEPPGESSRLSPPSVPFDRRRRGRPRFGEEPTHHVLRVCVLEGLRSNVLPHKVLTKYPVQEVRCPRGLREEDFLLLLRSRVPQLEPQKPFDVFKSDRSRRLQRLQVKTLTPEEIFRTRSPGNKTLIYIRVKQTREEEPEEEEPEEEEELHLSQRSDEGTTMKSDEAKLDSSAVQPEGSGADVPSDQQEVETEALDKDGDWEPESSKRKMKRKGGAKEEQKTACQVCGFGYRVTGSLVKHAWSHVDEARGGVCGVCGERFESADALKGHLKTYKKTHDCSHCRKSFLTAAGLQSHAPLHTGSRPFKCHVCGKAFARASSLSNHRWVHAEEKPFECAACPKAFGLQAQLRAHAKAHAGRDRYRCSVCGKSLYDLRSLTRHKATHSGERRHGCGVCGKRFKLSCTLKSHEKTHAARERTFLCHVCCKTFLSNCSLKAHVRTHSGERPFACAVCGKGFVSNGERTAHARVHTGEAPYGCSQCGRFFKRKTHLSNHVRSHLGIKLYVCTVCGKPCARQEHLTVHMRTHSGERPYECSVCGKAFTQSHCLKTHMRSHDCS encoded by the exons ATGTTCTACTGCACGAGGAGCAGCGGCGGCGACCACGTGACCAAGGCCGAGATCCTGAGAGGCGTCGTGGCCGAGAAGATGACGACGGCCGCGCGCGAGATCCTCGCGGTGGTCGAGAGGACCGTGGCCGGCTACGAGCACGAGGCGGCGGGCTTCCGGCGCGAGCTCCACCGGCTGGAGCGGCTGCTGCAGCCGGAGAGGACAG CTCTGATTCCGGAAGATGAGGAAGGCCACGAGGTGGTGGTTctgggtgaggaagaggaggaagaggaggagcagccggCAG AACAGTCTGTGGAGGACACTGGGAGTCTGGGCCTGCTGTGGTTCGAGGACGAAGACGATGGTGACGATGAAGAGCGGCAGCGAGCGGCGACGACTTCCAGGCGGAGACGAGAAGACCTGAAGGACCCGGATTATCAGACCTCCCCCAG CTGCAGGTTAATTCCCCCCCGAGACCGGTCTGACAGGAGGAGGCCCGGCAGACCTCGGACCAGCGACACGGTCCTGAGGATCTGCGTCCTGGAGGACTCTCGGACCGCCGTGCTCTCGAACGCGGGTTTGTTTCCAAAGATTGAAGAGCGTCGTTACAACCGCGGtcaaaataatgtgtttcttcttctgcttttagTGTTTAAGAAGTACCCGGTCCAGGAGGTGAGGTGTCCTCGAGGACTCCAGGAGGAGGATTTCCTGGCCCTGTTGCGGTCCACCTTCCCTCAGCTGGAGGCCCAGAACCCCTTTGACGTCTTCACGTCGGACAGGACGAAGACGCTTCAGCCTCTGAAGGTGGAGGCGCTGACGCCTGAGGAGATCTGCAGGAGCATCCGGCTCTCCGGGGGAGGAAACTCTGCCCTCTACCTCCGACTGAAG AGCAGAGAGGATCCTCAGAGCAGCACTGAAGACCTTGCTGGTCTCCAGAGACCCCCCGGTGCTGGTCTCCAAAGACCCCCCGGTGCTGGTCTCCAGAGACCCCCCGGTGCTGGTCTCCAAAGACCCCCCGGTGCTGGTCTCCAGAGACCCCCCGGTGCTGGTCTCCAAAGACCCCCCGGTGCTGGTCTCCAAAGACCCCCCGGTGCTGGTCTCCAGAGACCCCCCGGTGCTGGTCTCCAGAGACCCGGTGCTACAACATCAGCTGATGAGACCGAAGCCGTCACCGG GAGGAGCTTCAAAGACAAACCGGTTGGCGAACCCCCCGGCGAGTCTTCCAGGTTATCGCCTCCCTCGGTGCCGTTTgacaggaggaggcggggcagACCCCGCTTTGGGGAGGAGCCGACCCACCACGTCCTCAGAGTCTGCGTCCTGGAGGGGCTGCGGTCCAACGTGCTGCCTCACAAAG TGCTGACCAAGTACCCGGTCCAGGAGGTGaggtgtcctcgtggactccgGGAGGAGGACTTCCTGCTCCTGCTGAGGTCCCGGGTCCCTCAGCTGGAGCCTCAGAAACCGTTTGACGTCTTCAAGTCGGACAGAAGCCGAAGACTCCAGAGGCTCCAGGTGAAGACGTTGACCCCCGAAGAGATCTTCAGGACCAGGTCCCCCGGAAACAAGACCCTGATCTATATCAGAGTCAAG cagaccagagaggaggagcctgaggaggaggagcctgaggaggaggaggagcttcacctTTCACAGAGAAGCGATGAAGGCACCACGATGAAGAGCGATGAAGCCAAGCTCGACTCCAg CGCTGTTCAACCCGAGGGAAGCGGAGCAGACGTCCCGTCAGaccaacaggaagtggaaacggAGGCGCTGGACAAGGACGGCGACTGGGAACCCGAGTCGtcgaagaggaagatgaagaggaagggaggCGCCAAAGAGGAACAGAAGACGGCGTGTCAGGTGTGCGGGTTCGGGTATCGGGTAACCGGCAGTCTCGTCAAACACGCCTGGAGCCACGTGGACGAGGCGCGCGGCGGTGTGTGCGGCGTGTGCGGCGAGCGCTTCGAGTCCGCGGACGCCTTGAAGGGACATCTCAAAACGTACAAGAAGACTCACGACTGCTCGCACTGCAGGAAGTCCTTCCTCACCGCCGCCGGCCTCCAGAGCCACGCCCCCCTCCACACGGGGAGCCGGCCCTTTAAGTGCCACGTCTGCGGCAAGGCCTTCGCCCGCGCGTCCAGCCTGAGCAACCACCGCTGGGTTCACGCTGAGGAGAAACCCTTTGAGTGCGCCGCCTGCCCGAAGGCGTTCGGCCTGCAGGCGCAGCTACGGGCGCACGCCAAGGCGCACGCGGGCCGGGACCGGTACCGCTGCTCCGTGTGCGGCAAGTCGCTGTACGACCTGCGCTCGCTCACCCGGCACAAGGCCACGCACTCCGGGGAGCGCCGCCACGGCTGCGGCGTCTGCGGGAAGCGCTTCAAGCTCTCGTGCACGCTGAAGTCTCACGAGAAGACGCACGCGGCGCGCGAGCGCACATTCCTGTGCCACGTCTGCTGCAAGACCTTCCTGTCCAACTGCAGCCTGAAGGCGCACGTGCGCACGCACAGCGGCGAGCGGCCGTTCGCCTGCGCCGTCTGCGGCAAAGGGTTCGTGTCCAACGGCGAGCGCACGGCGCACGCGCGCGTGCACACGGGCGAGGCGCCGTACGGCTGCTCGCAGTGCGGACGCTTCTTCAAGCGCAAGACTCACCTGAGCAACCACGTGCGCAGCCACCTGGGCATCAAGCTGTACGTGTGCACGGTGTGCGGGAAGCCGTGCGCACGCCAGGAGCACCTGACGGTGCACATGAGGACGCACAGCGGGGAGAGACCCTACGAGTGCTCCGTGTGCGGCAAGGCCTTCACGCAGAGCCACTGCCTGAAGACGCACATGAGGAGCCACGACTGTTCCTGA